The Anoplopoma fimbria isolate UVic2021 breed Golden Eagle Sablefish chromosome 5, Afim_UVic_2022, whole genome shotgun sequence genome contains a region encoding:
- the telo2 gene encoding LOW QUALITY PROTEIN: telomere length regulation protein TEL2 homolog (The sequence of the model RefSeq protein was modified relative to this genomic sequence to represent the inferred CDS: inserted 1 base in 1 codon) — translation MESLAPNTEVRLAVAQCFRTLTTSTDTKDIVAALQTLHLYLDEGPESRTTSVQRAEFRRAHFTRTLQFLVSNIQADWLAGLTAAQRTELWDGLFLKGPPEQALLVLMEGIGELQASSNLDHLVSITEKFLQSGRLADLLWSYCLETGPSDSPQLRETLLGRIVALPDVTANRLHLKNKPLFLPQQYYPLLAREMLTALERTCQALKDGTDCSLTFVAQTLGKVCIQGHSGLVLAVMAPRLSVCTRSDMVWQRVCWKLLENVPLRWMESVLTGLVQAVSGPDALGRIIGNLALTNKKAQFVITHKLLLLQYKYETQVLRTVLGYLAADRERRPLLTQVLRSVSQAWANPSAVKHTPLEQQLYVSKALLLSVCLLKDSELLELRSELLQCMLGGMQSHLDSSVVRIRRMGMVVGECLSSRMDFNKTKLKFEYDQDEETQELLSLMTPFTGDEPEAEHVNGVESPQETSETTPSAQNVSSQNKSKTDPDSDLDSDDELTPYDMSADQEISTASPPRYLRDCLETLISSEDPLRVELSLRVTEGLVRKNVFATREVSVQLTKVLLHMEDKYSINGFLILRQXTMVALIVTDCISVTQYLTTEFYSLNYSLRQRLDILEVLTLAAQELSKPITVKRNPSVGITESTDLTPYPGDNPVHWRQVVEKRIQSKTKRLRKGATQPPAKATPNRYAPVAGHFFFPLLSNYDKPQVTFDLLGGDHLVLGRLIHTLGLFMHLAVNAPIAAQMGCALLDFVWAVRYHVDQMVRRGVLFAVCSVFLSMPSENLLVDLSDQLFETRTWLADVAEGDPDADCRSLAIQSLVLLDKSLKKQLQDQQALSVES, via the exons ATGGAGTCCCTTGCCCCAAATACTGAGGTTCGCCTTGCGGTGGCCCAGTGTTTCCGGACCCTCACTACATCCACAGATACCAAAGACATTGTCGCCGCCCTTCAGACACTTCACCTTTACTTGGATGAAGGACCAGAGAGCAGAACCACCTCAGTTCAGCGGGCAGAGTTCAGACGAGCTCACTTCACCCGCACCCTTCAATTTCTTGTCAGCAACATCCAGGCTGACTGGTTGGCCGGCCTCACTGCCGCCCAGCGAACAGAGTTATGGGACGGCTTGTTCCTCAAAGGTCCTCCAGAGCAGGCGCTGCTGGTGCTGATGGAGGGAATAGGAGAGCTACA AGCTAGCTCAAATCTGGACCACTTGGTCAGCATCACTGAGAAGTTCCTTCAGAGTGGTCGACTTGCTGACCTGCTGTGGTCCTACTGTCTGGAGACGGGTCCCTCTGATTCCCCCCAGCTCCGAGAGACTCTGCTCGGACGTATTGTGGCGCTGCCGGACGTCACCGCCAACAGGTTACATCTCAAAAACAAGCCCCTTTTCCTTCCTCAGCAGTACTACCCACTACTGGCCAGAGAGATGCTCACTGCCCTGGAGCGGACCTGTCAAGCACTCAAAG ATGGCACAGACTGCTCCTTGACTTTTGTGGCTCAGACACTTGGAAAAGTCTGTATCCAGGGTCATAGCG GTTTGGTGCTGGCAGTCATGGCTCCGCGGCTGTCTGTGTGCACGCGCTCAGACATGGTGTGGCAGAGGGTTTGCTGGAAGCTGCTGGAGAACGTTCCACTGCGATGGATGGAGAGTGTGCTCACTGGACTGGTGCAGGCCGTCAGCGG ACCTGATGCCTTGGGGAGGATCATTGGGAATCTAGcgttaacaaataaaaaggccCAGTTTGTCATCACTCATAAACTGCTgttactgcagtacaagtacgaG ACTCAAGTCTTGAGAACTGTCCTGGGCTACTTAGCAGCAGATAGGGAGCGAAGGCCACTGCTCACCCAG GTGTTACGGTCTGTGTCCCAGGCCTGGGCTAACCCCAGTGCAGTGAAGCACACACCTCTAGAGCAGCAGCTGTATGTCAGCAAGGCCTTACTGCTGAGTGTTTGTCTGCTGAAAGACTCTGAGCTGCTGGAGCTACGCTCAG AGTTACTTCAGTGTATGCTGGGAGGCATGCAGAGCCATCTAGACAGCAGTGTGGTGCGTATCAGGCGTATGGGCATGGTGGTGGGAGAGTGCTTGAGCTCTCGCATGGATTTCAATAAGACCAAGCTCAAGTTTGAG tACGATCAGGACGAGGAAACTCAGGAGCTGCTTTCTCTGATGACTCCCTTTACTGGCGATGAACCAGAGGCTGAGCATGTGAACGG AGTTGAATCTCCTCAAGAGACCAGTGAAACAACTCCATCTGCTCAGAATGTATCCTctcaaaataagtcaaaaacTGACCCAGACTCCGACCTGGACAG CGACGATGAGCTCACTCCGTACGATATGTCTGCCGATCAGGAAATAAGCACAGCATCCCCACCGCGTTACCTACGAGACTGTTTGGAAA CCTTAATTTCATCTGAGGACCCGCTGCGTGTGGAGCTCAGTCTGAGAGTCACTGAGGGTTTGGTGAGGAAGAACGTCTTTGCAACCAGAGAG gtCAGTGTCCAGCTGACCAAGGTACTTCTTCACATGGAGGACAAATACAGCATAAATGGCTTCCTGATTCTCAGAC ACACCATGGTGGCCCTCATTGTCACAGACTGCATCTCT GTGACTCAGTATTTGACCACAGAGTTTTACTCCTTGAACTACAGTCTTCGCCAGCGGCTCGATATCTTGGAG GTCCTGACTCTGGCAGCGCAGGAGCTCTCTAAGCCGATCACTGTAAAGAGAAATCCATCTGTGGGTATTACAGAAAGCACTGATTTGACTCCGTACCCCGGTGACAACCCTGTTCATTGGCGACAAGTAGTGGAGAAGCGGATTCAAAGCAAGACAAAACGCCTCAGGAAG GGTGCCACACAACCTCCAGCTAAGGCCACCCCTAACCGTTATGCCCCTGTTGCTGGAcacttcttttttcctctgctcAGCAATTATGACAA GCCTCAGGTGACTTTTGACCTGTTGGGTGGTGACCATCTCGTACTGGGCAGGTTGATCCACACCTTGGGCCTCTTCATGCATTTAGCAGTCAATGCACCG attgCTGCACAGATGGGTTGTGCTTTACTGGACTTTGTGTGGGCGGTGCGCTACCATGTTGACCA GATGGTGAGACGAGGCGTCCTCTTtgctgtctgctctgtgtttcTGAGCATGCCCAGTGAAAACCTGCTGGTGGACCTCAGTGATCAGCTGTTTGAGACCAGAACTTGGCTGGcag ATGTGGCTGAAGGAGACCCTGATGCAGACTGCCGGAGTCTGGCTATACAGAGTTTGGTACTGCTTGATAAGAGCCTAAAGAAACAGCTACAAGATCAACAAGCACTGAGCGTGGAGTCATGA